The Deltaproteobacteria bacterium genome contains the following window.
CGTACGGGTGAGGTCTTTTTAGGGCTCCACGATAGGCCCCCCGAGTGGGTTTCGGCTGAAGGTGTACGCCCCGGGATGATGGTTAGCAAAGAGCTTGGGAGCTGGTCGTTGGCTGAGGCTTCGCCCATCGATACCGACAAGCCACTTCTAGAGATGTTTAAGCGTTACAGCTCTAATTGGTATGGCACCGTGGTGAAGATTCAGCCGCGCCCCAACGCCCAAGCAGCCGATACTGCTGTGGTGAAGAGGCGTGACGGGACAGAGCACCGATTCCCTATTTGGGCAGATCATTTGACGAGTATCGAAGTGGGAAGCCGACTTAAAAAACTCTCTGGGGGCTGGGACCCTGTCTTAATGGCTCCAGAGGAGACTTTTCCTGTAGAATTTGTTGTCCCTACAGAGTAGGGGGTGGCGGTTCCATAAGGGTTTGGATCAAGAGCTTAGGAAATTGTGATGAAAGTTCTCTGGTGCGCTGCACTTTGTCTGATGTTACCAACCACACTGTTGGCTCAAGAAAAACGCTCACTGGCACTCTTACCTGTACAGGGAGTTGGTGTTGATAATGCGACTCCTGAAATTTTTACTGAACTGCTCACTGCTGAGCTGGGGAGGATTGAGAATCGCCGCGTCATCACGATGCGTGATATCGAAGCGATGCTCGGTTTTGAGCAAACAAGACAAGCATTTGACTGCTCTGAGATGAGTTGTTTGGCTGAAATTGGTGGTACCATAGGGGTCGATGAGTTGCTTTACCCACGGGTGACCGGCTTGGGTGATGACCTTATGATTTCGCTAACGCTGCTGGATGTTAGGAAGGCTGAGGTCGTTGGCCGAATCAGTACCAATCTCAAGAAAGATCCCAATGAATATCGTAGAGGAGCCAAGCAGGCGCTTGAGGCTCTTTGGGTAAAGGTTCGCTCAAAAACGAGCTACACCGACATTGCCCCACGGGCAGCGCCGATTCAAGTTCTGAAAAGTGATGCGACGCAGTCGTCATTCTCAGGGCCTTCGACCTGGTCTTGGGTGATGATGGGAACGGGGGCGGCGCTTCTTGGGACGGCTACTTATTTTGGTTTAGAGGCGAAGTCTCAATACGACTTATCAATAAGTCGTAATGCGGGAGCACAGCGTGCGATAGGTGATGGTAAGACGGCATCTATGTTAACGAATATATTTTTGGTGACAGGGGTGGCAGCTGCAGCCACGGGAATTTCTCTATGGTTTTTCTCCGATGATGAGTCCAGCGCGTCACCTACGGAAATGGGTAGGAATCTTTCACTGACTCCCTATGCCTATGCAGGTGATACTGGCCTCTTACTTCAAGGGAGTTTTTGATGAAGTGCGTTCTCGTTTTAAGCTTGGTTCTCGTTTGTTCTGGCTGCGCTTACGAATGGCCTGATGAATCAAGTGCTGGCTATATCTGCGACACTGGAGATGATTGTGCGAGTGGGTTTATCTGTGATTCAAATTCGTCGGAGTGTGTTCCCGAAGAAGCCGGAGATACTTCTGACGGTAGTGACACACCTGATCCGGGCAACTGCCTAGTGGGTCAACACGAGGTCGATGGACGTTGTTACGAGCACAATGATGTAGAACACTGCTTTAATGGCTCCAGCTCGGTTGATTGCACAGAGCTGGATGTGCCTGCGAATTCCTCCGCGAATTGCATGGGGGTTGGTGATGAACTCTTCCCGGCCTTTGAATGTGGATTTGAGTGTATCGAAGGGTATGAAGAAGAGGCAGGGGAGTGCGTAGCCAAGTAGTTTTTCGATGGGCTGCAAGCTGCGAGTTTAAGCCACCCGATAAATTACGTCAGTTATGAAGAAGTTTAAGCGTTCTGTGCATGGAACGGCAAAGAGTTCCCCACCGAAGCCCAGTGGGAAACAGGTGCTTGCGGCTCTGATTTAAGAGTTTTCCTTGGGGTCATTCACCCCTTCCTGATTCTAGCAATACGGCCATGAAGGCCTGTGGAGCCGGCTTAGCGATACAGTTGGTTACCAACTTGGCGGACAATGTCAGTCCATCTGGTGCGGTGGCTTTCTGGGATGCTGACGGCCGCTTAAAGTACAGAAGTATGCGGCCACGGTCACTGAGCTGTGGATTCTCTTGGAGCCTTCTCGTGCTCCCCTTACGTGGATCGTTTGTTCAAAGTGTTTACCACCACAGCGTTATTGGAAGAAGAAGCAGGTGAGGCGCAATGTTTACACCGAGGTAGGAACCTAAAAAAAGAGCTGCGGGTTACGCAGCTCTTTTCTGAATATATCTTTAAGATTTTATCTTATTTTGGAGCAGCAGCAGGTGCTGGCGGCGCTTTAAGCGCGTCCAACTTTGCTTTCCACTTGGTACCAAGTGACCATGAGCGTGGTGTGACTGTATCTGCGCAGAGCTTGTAGAAGCGTGCGAGTTCAACTTTGTCCGCTTTCTTTGCCATGTACTGACGCTCAGCTTCTTCAAGCTGTGTGTTGCCGTCAGTCGTAGCACCCATAGAAATAAACATCATGCCGATGTTTTCGTATACCTGTGGGAACTTGCTCTTGGCTGATGCTGCTTTTTCAAACCACTTGATGGCATCGTCATTCTTCTTTTGGTTCCAGAAGAGAATGGCCATTCCTAAGAGTGCGTCGCTAAAGTCCTTGCGAAGTTCAAGAGCTTTTTCGTACGCTTTTTTGGCGTTGTCGAAGTCTTTCTTGGCTCGGAAAGCATCACCAAGCTGAACATGGTAGGGTGCCTCTGCTTGGTCTTTCTTCGGCTGCGCTTGAAGAAGCTTGATAGCATCTTCAAATTTTCCACCATCGGTGTACGCCTTCACGAGTGCTGTCAGGTATAGCTTACTGCCTGTCTCGGTTTCTTGAGCAGACTTAAGGGCTTTGAACCCTTCTTCTGCTTGGCCTGCTGCGAGGTGTCCGAGACCTTTGTAGTAGAGTCTAAAGGAAGTAGCGCCGCCGGCTGCGATAGATTCATCAGCAGCTTTAACTGCGGCTTCACCGCGACCTTCGCGTAACGCGAGGGCAGCGCGGGTGATAGCGATGGCTGCTCTGTCGGTTTTACCCAAAAGCTCAGCGCCAAATCCTTCGAGACGCTTAAGTGTCTCTTCAACTTTAAGCTCAGTCTCACCTTGGCGAATACGTGCGATTAAGTCGCGTGTAGCACCCGGCACAAAGTTACTGTTGGCTTGAGCTGATTTTGCCCAGTAGAGACTTGAGTTTCTACGGTCACCGTCGGCATCGTATGCGTTACCAAGATGCGATGCATAGTGAGGCGCACCAGACTTTACGTCATGTGCTTTCCGAAAGTTTTCCCGAGCAAGGCGAACCTTGCCTTGTCGCTCAAGGGCTAAGCCGAGAGCGAACTGAAGCTTGTCAGAAATACCACCACTTGCGGCCACTTCTTCAGCGATGCGTGTTGCCTTGGCGTAGTCTTTGTCACCCACTGCAGTAAGTACTGCTGCTGCGTAGCGCTCAGCACTCATAATTTCTTCCGAAGCAGCTTGCTCCACGAAATCTACAGCGTCAGGACGAGAGCTGTCCATTCCGTGCTCTATCCAGAGGAGTGCATGCAAGTAAGCTTTACCGGCCAATGCGTAGCGGTTTGACGATTCCAATTCGAGAATCTTGTCGTAGTTCTTCTCGGCGTCGAGAAGGCTTTCAACATCGCCTTTTTCAAGCATTGGAATTGAGTCTACTGCCAGCATTTTAGCTTCGTGTGCTCGTTGAGCGCTGGTGTAGTATGCGAAGAAAAGTCCGCCGCAGATGATAATTCCTAATAGGATCTGGCCGATGGCTTTGCCTAAATTCTCATTCTGCTCTTCCTCGGTGTTGAAGCCTCTAACGTTTTCGTCTTCAACTTCCTCTTCAGGAACCGTAACTTTTTCACCTAGAGTGTTGAGTAATTCAGCAGCTCTGCGGTTATTGTTATCGATGCCGTAGGCAACTTTAAGATGCTTTTTGGCTTCGTCTGCACGATTCTCTTCATATGCCATTTCGCCAAGAAGCAATTGAGCACGCAGGTTCTTCTCAAGGTTACCCTTTTGAACTGCGGCTTTGATCGTCTCGGCTGCTTTCGCATTTTGAAAACTGTCATAGAGAGCTTTGGCAAGAAGGACTTGTGTATCCTCTTGGCCATTGCCATCCTTCTCCAAAACGCGAATGGCATCTTTAGGGCGACCGAAGTCGATGTATGCTTCGGCCAATGGCCCAACATTCTTCCCAGGGTCTTTACTGTAGGCATCCTCTAGCTCGAGAATGATATCGTCACTGGTGGCTTTGCGGCGCTCGGATTGAGACATTTGCGCACTTCTCCAAAGGGCGTAAGGTTCGTGAAAACTCCCCGTTTCCGGAGGGATAACGGGAGGGAGTTAACAATCTGTGTACCCGGATGTCAACTTGACGCTTAAGCTGTCCGCAGTCCACAGAGGGCTGGCAGTTTACAAAGATCGGGGCGGCTTCGCAAAGGCTGAGAGGCCTGTCTTTGCATTTTTTTTTAACGCATGGCGTTATTCGTGGTTTGCAATCATCTGAATCATGGCATTTGCCTTCTTCACCAGCGGCTGGTCTTCTTGCCGAGCACGGCTTAGCGCTTGATGCAGATCTTGGCGAGCTTCTTCAAATTGCTTGCTGGCGACAAAGACTTCAGCTCGGTTGACGTAGGACGATACGTCGTGCGGGGCTACCCGAATGGCGTAGGTAAATTGCCGCAAGGCCTTTTGAGCCTCTTGTTGCTGCCAGTATATTGCTCCTAAGGCCCTGTAATAATAGGCGTTCCTTGGATCAATGGCGACAAGGCCTTCAAAAATGACCTGGGCGGGCTGAATCTTGCCCTGGAGAAAGAAAAGATATCCCTGGTCTGCGATGGCATAGAGCTCTTCGGGTGAGAGTCCAACGATTTCTTTAAGGCTTACCCGTCCCTGACTCCACTCTTCGGTGAGTTTATGCAGGCGCTTGGTAAGGGGATCTAAAGTTTTTGGTTCCACATCGCTCATAATGCAATTCATATCATGGCTTTGAGGGGATGTAGAGAGTGGGCAGGGCTTCGTGGCCGTTGGCTTTTAAGGCAGCTTAGCCTTTGCTGACGCTGAGGGTCCGCGCGTAGATGGTATCGACCATTTTATTTTGTTGATC
Protein-coding sequences here:
- a CDS encoding tetratricopeptide repeat protein yields the protein MSQSERRKATSDDIILELEDAYSKDPGKNVGPLAEAYIDFGRPKDAIRVLEKDGNGQEDTQVLLAKALYDSFQNAKAAETIKAAVQKGNLEKNLRAQLLLGEMAYEENRADEAKKHLKVAYGIDNNNRRAAELLNTLGEKVTVPEEEVEDENVRGFNTEEEQNENLGKAIGQILLGIIICGGLFFAYYTSAQRAHEAKMLAVDSIPMLEKGDVESLLDAEKNYDKILELESSNRYALAGKAYLHALLWIEHGMDSSRPDAVDFVEQAASEEIMSAERYAAAVLTAVGDKDYAKATRIAEEVAASGGISDKLQFALGLALERQGKVRLARENFRKAHDVKSGAPHYASHLGNAYDADGDRRNSSLYWAKSAQANSNFVPGATRDLIARIRQGETELKVEETLKRLEGFGAELLGKTDRAAIAITRAALALREGRGEAAVKAADESIAAGGATSFRLYYKGLGHLAAGQAEEGFKALKSAQETETGSKLYLTALVKAYTDGGKFEDAIKLLQAQPKKDQAEAPYHVQLGDAFRAKKDFDNAKKAYEKALELRKDFSDALLGMAILFWNQKKNDDAIKWFEKAASAKSKFPQVYENIGMMFISMGATTDGNTQLEEAERQYMAKKADKVELARFYKLCADTVTPRSWSLGTKWKAKLDALKAPPAPAAAPK
- a CDS encoding CesD/SycD/LcrH family type III secretion system chaperone — translated: MSDVEPKTLDPLTKRLHKLTEEWSQGRVSLKEIVGLSPEELYAIADQGYLFFLQGKIQPAQVIFEGLVAIDPRNAYYYRALGAIYWQQQEAQKALRQFTYAIRVAPHDVSSYVNRAEVFVASKQFEEARQDLHQALSRARQEDQPLVKKANAMIQMIANHE